The genomic region aacacaaaaaaataatttagttttgttttgattttttgcaacattttggttttcagttaatacaatagaaacaatactgttttttcgtgaacacaaaattctaaatttattacgttgtttgtttagaatttttttagaaaaaaagtaaattttttggttatgaggaaatttgtttattgttgctatttgtgaaagcgtagatatttgtaagtatttgactataatcctaaaagttaatggaataccactatgatacatagaaaacattttttcaaaggggtgtttttcgaaaattataaaaaaaattgttttcaaaaattttgaaggaataaagtaaaataaaaaaatttcgaaagcatgaaattttttcaaaaccaaattttcctcaaaaagataaaagaaatttcttcgaagaggtgtttttctaaaattacaaaaaaaaaaattcaaaaattttaaacaagtaaaataaaataaaactttttcaagggtatgaaattttttcaaaacaatattttctgaaaaccaaacaaaatttaaaaaaaaatggtgttttcaaagcatttcatattccactattaatagagaatacattttttcgagggggtgtttttcaaagcggaaaaaaatcttttttaacaaatcaatttaaacttttacaaaagtatgaaattttttcgagaacaaaattttctcagaaacgttaaattaaaaaaaatagttttttcaaaatatttaattttcagcaattaactgagaagaaatttgttagagcgaagtgtttttcaaaacttcaaaaaacactttttaaccaaaaacaataaaccttttttcaaaaacaacaggaatgattacattgcctaacaatttctgcacttttgcacagtctaaagaggcattgatacagagtgtatttccaaacatagttcaacattacaaaaaccatgattggctcagcgaaagagcaattttagctgggaaaaataaggacgtcaatgatataaatgcagctattttggatcaaatacctggtgacatagttgcgtataagtcaatggacactattactgatcaagatgaggtcgtaaattatccaactgaattcttaaactcactcgatttgccaggcttaccacctcataatttacgattaaaaattggagcaccgattattatgctgcgcaatagtaatgtgccccgactttgcaacggtaccagactcgctgtgaagaagctaatgggtaacgttatcgaagcaacaattttgaaagggaagtacaaaggagaagacgttttgataccctgaattccactgattccggcggatttaccattcgatttcaaacgtttgcagttccctattcgccttgccttcgctatgagaattaataaggcgcaaggacagtctctacaaatgtgcggtattaatttagaatacccaattttttctcatggacaattgtatgtagcttgctcacgagtaggcaaaccatcgtcattattcatttacgcgaaagatggaaaaaccaaaaacgttgtctaccaaaaagtgttacaataaagttcgaatgaaattctatcaaagaatttgctttgtttcgtattaattttattctctttcagcaaatcattgaatttatcgtctagcgaagcgggcgagggtacgctagttttttataaaacagccTTCACCGTTCATACCAGCCAAAAGAAagattttcattcaaataaaacaaaatttgacattttcatacaaacattttgttttaatatacagggtccggcactcgaaatgtaaccaacttcagaccgcgcAGCTGTctattagttggctaaatgacagtccagagtattgtttacaagcgcgcggaagcattttgccgatagtaaacgcgaaaaaagaaaatcagtaatggatttcaaacgtaatagtgtgattgcttAGCTGGAAAACcgcaaccagcgattgttcgtgagctcgagcaccttaaaataaatgaagtgtTTGTTTATCGCGTCAcgtgaaattgttcaaaaagtgaagaagcgacttcaaGGAAAACCCCGGCGAATTGTctatcaaatggcgaaagaactaaaaatatctaatcgtagcatccgccgcatactgaaaaatgatctcgaagtcaagccttacaagatccaagatccaaaaggcgcatgatctcacaccaaagcagcaacaagtcaaatttgagagagcgaaggagttgcttagcttggccgaaagcgatcaatttccgaatattgtgttttctgacgagaaaatttttcaaattgaacaattcgtaaactcccaaaacgatatggTTTATTTGACCccaccgttcatacgagaatttgagtcatcgattggccaccaggaagcAGCACCCGCAGGTAAtcgtttgggccgctgtaaccgcagatgggcgctctccaatcgttttcagcgagcctggcgtcaaggtaaagtattctggaagttgctttgaagtcgtgggtAGACgaacattttggtggcagaccacGGACGTGTCAACAGGActccgcaccgtctcacaaagcgggccaaaatacctgcaagtcacattcgggcagcttgtgattcgtttctggactgtctcaaggccatagtcaaggcaaacggttgtcatatcgagcaaaagtaaatggaTTCTtaatttcgaattattttcacaaattttttactttgaattgaataaaaataatttttcacactAAATCTATGgccttttttaattggttacacttcgagtggcgGACCCTGTACTTCCCcctagaaactaaaaaacaaaacatatttataaaaatattaaaaataaccgaagatattttacttaaacAATGCatgccaaaattttcaacattgaaaaaatttcaaaactataaaattttgttcagaagtttttcagtttacttctttcttataatatttaagtctacaaataaaacaattttcacaaatatgtaCGACAATgaccaaaatataatataatactggGATCGCTGAAAATTTATCACAAAGGTGTATAAAAGCattgcaaaacaattattgttaCTGACTCCTACTTTGAATCAATTTTGTTTGAGTTTAAGGTAGCAGTCtagtaacttattttgaaaatttcgaatttcggttttttacatattttgaaagtgcgatatattggtaatatactgtacaaattttagaccgaaattcgaaatattgacgaaattatagcacatacatgagggcggctcgtacttgcgcgCGCTAAGctgctaaaactttaaacgcgtttttctcaaaacaacgtttttccggatggccgtcgtgaaaacaaattttctatctaacagattgagctgaaatttagatatgtttttctacacatcaatagttctggcgtGTAGtagatttcatttatttcgtccctaactttccattttttagtccgatttccacttaaaaaaaaggcaattttcttacgaagtccgcgattttgttattttttgtcacccgCCAGAACGGcaagcacactgattaataagcaatttgttttttctgtttcagatgaccacaagtgacgaaatcacgccggccagccactgtacctctttttttgccgcttgctgcagtgtacaaaaatagtatcaaaacattaaaaaaaataaaaaaaaatttttgtacaccttctgatatattacctttaataacatatgagaaaaaatcaaaccgattgaattttattttcccttccaaaaaatgtcccaaacatggcgtcaaaaaacgtgtaagttaccagactactaccttaaagaACTTCCAATTTAGTTTGGGATGCAGTTCGCTAATTAACTCCAACCAATCAGCCAAAAGAATTAAGCTCGTTTTCCAAGGAATTTCTGTCTGAATTTTCTTTTACGTGTAATTTCGATTTTCGCTAATTTCTATTCTGTGTCAAATTAATGTAACCTTAACTATAATCATTAGACTTTCTCTGTTTACTTTCAACACCTGCACTCTTTCACTTCTTTGGCACCAGTAtacattcttttaatttttcgcttCTGTAGGCATTATTACAAATACAACTATAATATTCAATCTTTTAGTTTCAACAACGATTATCTTTGGTTTTAAATTGAGATCCAATAAAACGTTACATATGTATCTTTGTATATTCACCTAAGCCTGCTACAAACTGCTTTTATAGCTCCTTTAGTTAGTTTCCTACTTTGACGAGGCTTCTAAATACATAACCACTTATATAACCACatacttatgcatgtatgtgtataagcaCGCGCCTTTACATTGTACTAGTGAATGTAAACATATTCGCATGCATATCGCACATGTATGTGCGTAAGCTTGAGTTTCTTATGACTTGGGTTCCTGACTGCGCCAGCAGCAGAAAACATTATATCCTAATTATAGATTTGTTTGCGTACCCGTGCCACCGCCTCCACCAGTTGTGGCTGCTGTTCCGGCACCGACGCCGACGCCGACACCGACACCGCCGCTACCACCACTGACCCCACCACAGTCCCTGGTACTTAGCACGCCCACTGTATTGACTGACAGGCCCAACCCACCATGCTGTATTGGCAGTCCAGCGCCGCCAGTTAGTAGATCGTGCTCGGTTTTGGCCTGtcgcagccaattgcgcaaatCTCTGGTACGCTCCACCAGACTGGTGGTATAGTTGACGGCACGTGGGCTTTGCGAAACAATGGTATTTGCTGCAAGTACAGCACCACCCATGGAATTCTGCATACGTCCAGTGGCTAGTTGGCGATACGTTTCCAAGCGATCGGCCAAAGTTGGTATGGATTGGGGCGCATGCATAACCGTGCCAACGGTCTGAGGGTGCGCATGTGGTGTTGTAGGTGTGCTGACACCAGCCGAGAGCATGTGCGACCAATTTAAATCAGAGGGCGAGATCATAGGAATACCtagaaataaattcatttaacaTTGCATTGTAATAGCGCATATCAAAACGGTTCACTTGCATTACCTCCATGCTGCTGACTTTTTCCCAATATGTCAAGTATTTCCCGTATCTCCGCATTGAGAATTTCTAGATTTTGTATGCACTCGGTTGATTCCTGGTGATAGGTTTCTTTGCGCTTGTGCAAATTATGTGTGTCGCCGCCACTCGCAAAATCAGTGCTGCTAAAGCCGGAACTTGAATGCGATGAGAGATCACTTAGCGTCGCATCATCCTTCTGCTCTACACCCAACAAGTCCATAGTGGGCTTTTCCTTCTCGTAAATTCTCAAAAGGCTCTGCTCTAAGTGACGCAAACGTATTACCTTCTCGCCCAGTAGCGCGCGTGTGCGATGCAAATTTACTTCCATTTCAGTCAATTCTTTTTCCTCTTGTATGACCTGGTCTAGTGAGTGACGCGTTGTTGAAGCCTTATGGCGTTGCTTGATCTCACGTTGACGTGCGCGGAAGTTGGTGCGTTGTGTGCGTAACGATTCTTTGGCACGTCGCACACTATCACGCTCCAAGTGTATGCGATGTTTGAAGAACTCAAGCTCTGAACTATTACCAGCACCGGCACGATCGTTGGATATATCTGAGAATGGATAGCGCAAATGGTATGTGGTGTCGAGTGTATTGTCTGGAAATTGATCTTCTAAATCTTCTAACTTCTGCAGTTGGTGACGCAAATTCTCAACTGGTGTGCATGGTCGGTCGGTCTTGTAATTGTCCGAGTTCAAACGTGAAGTTGAGGCAGACTTCATGCGGGAGAATACCTTTTTGCGTTGCCCATTGCCAcgtccattattattattttcttgattACATTGGAAAGCAGCCTCTGAGTCGGAGTTTCCGTTGTCGCTCAAAACTGGAGCGGGCAAATATCGTCCCTTACTGTAGTTATTAGATATGGTCGTGTCTGACTGGCTAATCGAAGTAGTTGTATCATCTTGCACCTGCAAGTGCTTTATATACTTAGAAGCAATGCCCGGCTTACGTACCATCGGCATATGTGTGCGGTCATTTGAGCGGTCGCGCCCAGTGAGGCCATGTTCCTTGTTGTTGGTCAAAGGTGTTAAATGAGTTTTAGGTGGCACTGGTGGCTTTGGGCCCTTACCTCCTAACACTGAATGAGGTATTGCACCAACACTGGTACCACCATGCTCTTGACAAGAAGTTGACAATGAAAGTGAACGATTCTCGCTGTTGCCGATCGATGGTTTATTCGATATGGACCTTTCAGTCTCTGAGCCCGTTGTAGTAGTATTCGTATGCAGGCTTTGTTGGTGCAACGCTTGCGCTTCTCGTCGCCGATTGCGTCGCTCCAAGGACAGTTTGACATCTGTTTTCAAACGTACATACTTCTCTTTCAAACAACGATACTTATCTTCCAGTAAGCGCTTCTCACAACGTACCTTCTCATACAATCTATCTTCGCCTGTTTCGCGCATGCGCTGCCGTTCCAACTCTAGTTCGTGCGCTAGTTTATCCCGCATCTCTGAATGTTTGCGCGCATGTTCTTTTTTGATGATTTCTTCTTCACTTTTCAGATCTCGTTCGAGATCCTGCAAGATTTCAGTATGATTCTTCTGCAGTGTGGCCATGTGCGCCTTGTGCTCATCTACTACTACTTTACGTTTCGTGTTCAATTCTTCCTCCAATTGAGTGCGATATTCACTCAAGCGCATATGAAATGTTGTCTCCATTTCTTGTCGATGTGCGCCCAATCGTGAATCGTACTCTTGGCGTATGCTCTTCAGTTTTTGCTCGTGGTCGAGTTTGATCGCATCTATTTCGCCTTGAAGTTCATACTCCAAACGCTCACGTTCTTCCTGCAGTAATACTTCTTTTTGCTTTTCCGCCTTTTGGCGAAGAATTTCGTACTCCTTGTCATTTTCCTGCTCGATTCGTGCGCGGCTGCAAGATTCTCGTTCAGTTTTGTCAGCATCTTTTTTCAGAAATCCAACAAGCTTCGAAGCCACCTTCAATGTACGCAAAGCAGATTTCTCTTGAATAGACTTGGTCTCAACTTTCTCAGTCTCAAGATTATTTTTCGGTGCATTTTCCTCCGATTCAAATGGATTAACTGCAGGTATGATCGAATTCACGGAATCCTGTTcggatttattaataataaagctACGCACCGAACTGCCCTTTGACTCAGAGTCGGTGTCCTCGTACAGCGGTTTAATGGTTGTGGAACTGTCTTTTAGCTTTTCAAGGTAACTCACCACAGATGCGGGTTGAGGTATGCTACCAGATTCAGTGCTTTGTGAGCGTACCAACTCAGAGAGTTTAGCGCGATCTCGTTCTGGCAGGTCCATTGAAAGGCTTTGTGCCTTCAGCATTTGTATGGTTTGCGCCTTTGGTACCGCTATAACTTGTATATCCTTCACATGTTTCTCATCATTGATCAAGAATGGATTAAGACTACGCAATGGTACTCCACCTTCAGCGCCTAGTGCACCGTATCCCACACAGCCATCAACttcgtcatcatcatcgtcatcctCTTCATCCCACGGATCATCGTCTTCCGCTTCATCGTCGTCCGAACCTACTGATACTTCTGGACTTTGGGTAATCTTTCGCGAACTGCTCGGTTCTTCTTCTGGTGAACCGCGCATTTTTGTTTCTTCCAAATTGAAACGTACACTCTTTTTGTCTTCCAAACCACCATTTTCTGGATCCTCCTTCTCGAATCTTCGACGCATATCTGTTAAACTTGAATCGCGCAATATGCCCTTCACACCCGGTGGTGTACCGGCCATACCTTCAACAACGATATTACTCGAGTTCGTATTCATGAGCATTGCTGCCGTGGCTTGATTCAGACCTGCTTCCATCTGCTTCCGTGACTTTAGAAACATCGCACCAGTACCCGATAACACAAAAGCACGTTTATCTGCAGCACCAGCCGCTCCCACATCTGGTGTTTCACTCTTATTTGCAGCTGCCAACTTTGAGGAGAAACTCTCGCCACCGAATTTCATAGCTAGTGAGATTTGTGGATTTGTTTTGGATACTTCAAAGCGTGAACCTTTTACCGGCTGGAAAGTCAATCCGAAATTTTTACTTCTGGATTCCAAAAAACGACTAACACCACCACTAAATCCGCTAGTACTTGTGCTATTAGAAGTCGAACCTGAATTACTCGATAATCCTAGACCCATAATGTTAGAAACATTACTGGCAATACCACCACCACCAATCGTGCCACCGACAGCACTATTGGCAGACCGTACGGTGCAATTCGTATTGACATTGCTCACCGGCGAAGACATTTCATTTGTATTGTTTGTGTTGTCACATTCATCATTGCCTTGTAGGCTGCGTATACCTGAGTCCAGCTGCGACGCATCGTCGGAATTGTCTATCACGGGTGTGGCCGCTATCGCTGCGTGCTTTTGCCGCGCCTGTTCAACCATCTCACGGTACACCACATCAAGCGGATGGTCCCATTGcgattgctttgtttttgtattgtagTAATAGTGCCCACATTTCTCCTCGGAATAGCTGAAAGAGAAATTGTCGTAATTGCAAATTGtgttttcattataaatatggaaacatacatacatacatatatacgagtatatataatataagcgtGCGCTAGGTAATAAATGTAAGGGATTATCGGCAAGTAAGTGTGAAGGAAATGTTATGAagagaatttatatttttatttgaggttataaatatttgaagctgCCATTAAAATTTGTGATTGTGAATTCTTGTACGATCTTTGAGTTGAGTTTGATTGTACAGACAGGTGAGATATATGGGAGCCATACTAGATTCTGGGCTGAATCGTGAAAATGAATAtcgaaaaagatataaaaaactgTGTGAGCTTCACCTTTTACTACTGCAAGCCACTTTTTAGGAAGGCATGGGCTCCTGAAgtaaaaataatcttcaaatagATTCCAATAGGGTGGAATAGAACAACTTGTGTATGAGGAATTAATTAAGTTCTttcttttatacatatatatactagcgtaccctcgcccacttcgctaggcgataaattcaatgatttgctgaaagagaataaaattaatacgtaaCAAAGccaattctttgatacaatttcattcgaactttattgtaacactttttggtaaacaacgtttttggtttttccgtctttcgcgtaaatgaataatgacgatggtttgcctactcgtgagcaagctgcatacaattgtccatgagaaaaaattgggttacC from Anastrepha obliqua isolate idAnaObli1 chromosome 2, idAnaObli1_1.0, whole genome shotgun sequence harbors:
- the LOC129236758 gene encoding centrosomal protein of 164 kDa isoform X1 — protein: MATSTSAASTSVSASGSASASTSTTSSSGNMGIASPSTSVICEEIFDETEPSAEEIQDYALMVGIDPVKEPHLLYLAKEGLMQALPTDWKICYSEEKCGHYYYNTKTKQSQWDHPLDVVYREMVEQARQKHAAIAATPVIDNSDDASQLDSGIRSLQGNDECDNTNNTNEMSSPVSNVNTNCTVRSANSAVGGTIGGGGIASNVSNIMGLGLSSNSGSTSNSTSTSGFSGGVSRFLESRSKNFGLTFQPVKGSRFEVSKTNPQISLAMKFGGESFSSKLAAANKSETPDVGAAGAADKRAFVLSGTGAMFLKSRKQMEAGLNQATAAMLMNTNSSNIVVEGMAGTPPGVKGILRDSSLTDMRRRFEKEDPENGGLEDKKSVRFNLEETKMRGSPEEEPSSSRKITQSPEVSVGSDDDEAEDDDPWDEEDDDDDDEVDGCVGYGALGAEGGVPLRSLNPFLINDEKHVKDIQVIAVPKAQTIQMLKAQSLSMDLPERDRAKLSELVRSQSTESGSIPQPASVVSYLEKLKDSSTTIKPLYEDTDSESKGSSVRSFIINKSEQDSVNSIIPAVNPFESEENAPKNNLETEKVETKSIQEKSALRTLKVASKLVGFLKKDADKTERESCSRARIEQENDKEYEILRQKAEKQKEVLLQEERERLEYELQGEIDAIKLDHEQKLKSIRQEYDSRLGAHRQEMETTFHMRLSEYRTQLEEELNTKRKVVVDEHKAHMATLQKNHTEILQDLERDLKSEEEIIKKEHARKHSEMRDKLAHELELERQRMRETGEDRLYEKVRCEKRLLEDKYRCLKEKYVRLKTDVKLSLERRNRRREAQALHQQSLHTNTTTTGSETERSISNKPSIGNSENRSLSLSTSCQEHGGTSVGAIPHSVLGGKGPKPPVPPKTHLTPLTNNKEHGLTGRDRSNDRTHMPMVRKPGIASKYIKHLQVQDDTTTSISQSDTTISNNYSKGRYLPAPVLSDNGNSDSEAAFQCNQENNNNGRGNGQRKKVFSRMKSASTSRLNSDNYKTDRPCTPVENLRHQLQKLEDLEDQFPDNTLDTTYHLRYPFSDISNDRAGAGNSSELEFFKHRIHLERDSVRRAKESLRTQRTNFRARQREIKQRHKASTTRHSLDQVIQEEKELTEMEVNLHRTRALLGEKVIRLRHLEQSLLRIYEKEKPTMDLLGVEQKDDATLSDLSSHSSSGFSSTDFASGGDTHNLHKRKETYHQESTECIQNLEILNAEIREILDILGKSQQHGGIPMISPSDLNWSHMLSAGVSTPTTPHAHPQTVGTVMHAPQSIPTLADRLETYRQLATGRMQNSMGGAVLAANTIVSQSPRAVNYTTSLVERTRDLRNWLRQAKTEHDLLTGGAGLPIQHGGLGLSVNTVGVLSTRDCGGVSGGSGGVGVGVGVGAGTAATTGGGGGTGTQTNL
- the LOC129236758 gene encoding centrosomal protein of 164 kDa isoform X2 codes for the protein MVGIDPVKEPHLLYLAKEGLMQALPTDWKICYSEEKCGHYYYNTKTKQSQWDHPLDVVYREMVEQARQKHAAIAATPVIDNSDDASQLDSGIRSLQGNDECDNTNNTNEMSSPVSNVNTNCTVRSANSAVGGTIGGGGIASNVSNIMGLGLSSNSGSTSNSTSTSGFSGGVSRFLESRSKNFGLTFQPVKGSRFEVSKTNPQISLAMKFGGESFSSKLAAANKSETPDVGAAGAADKRAFVLSGTGAMFLKSRKQMEAGLNQATAAMLMNTNSSNIVVEGMAGTPPGVKGILRDSSLTDMRRRFEKEDPENGGLEDKKSVRFNLEETKMRGSPEEEPSSSRKITQSPEVSVGSDDDEAEDDDPWDEEDDDDDDEVDGCVGYGALGAEGGVPLRSLNPFLINDEKHVKDIQVIAVPKAQTIQMLKAQSLSMDLPERDRAKLSELVRSQSTESGSIPQPASVVSYLEKLKDSSTTIKPLYEDTDSESKGSSVRSFIINKSEQDSVNSIIPAVNPFESEENAPKNNLETEKVETKSIQEKSALRTLKVASKLVGFLKKDADKTERESCSRARIEQENDKEYEILRQKAEKQKEVLLQEERERLEYELQGEIDAIKLDHEQKLKSIRQEYDSRLGAHRQEMETTFHMRLSEYRTQLEEELNTKRKVVVDEHKAHMATLQKNHTEILQDLERDLKSEEEIIKKEHARKHSEMRDKLAHELELERQRMRETGEDRLYEKVRCEKRLLEDKYRCLKEKYVRLKTDVKLSLERRNRRREAQALHQQSLHTNTTTTGSETERSISNKPSIGNSENRSLSLSTSCQEHGGTSVGAIPHSVLGGKGPKPPVPPKTHLTPLTNNKEHGLTGRDRSNDRTHMPMVRKPGIASKYIKHLQVQDDTTTSISQSDTTISNNYSKGRYLPAPVLSDNGNSDSEAAFQCNQENNNNGRGNGQRKKVFSRMKSASTSRLNSDNYKTDRPCTPVENLRHQLQKLEDLEDQFPDNTLDTTYHLRYPFSDISNDRAGAGNSSELEFFKHRIHLERDSVRRAKESLRTQRTNFRARQREIKQRHKASTTRHSLDQVIQEEKELTEMEVNLHRTRALLGEKVIRLRHLEQSLLRIYEKEKPTMDLLGVEQKDDATLSDLSSHSSSGFSSTDFASGGDTHNLHKRKETYHQESTECIQNLEILNAEIREILDILGKSQQHGGIPMISPSDLNWSHMLSAGVSTPTTPHAHPQTVGTVMHAPQSIPTLADRLETYRQLATGRMQNSMGGAVLAANTIVSQSPRAVNYTTSLVERTRDLRNWLRQAKTEHDLLTGGAGLPIQHGGLGLSVNTVGVLSTRDCGGVSGGSGGVGVGVGVGAGTAATTGGGGGTGTQTNL